The following proteins are co-located in the Purpureocillium takamizusanense chromosome 10, complete sequence genome:
- a CDS encoding Methylcrotonoyl-CoA carboxylase (COG:E~COG:I~EggNog:ENOG503NVGW): MRSLRARSRLPLRPLPRYISTTKTTTTTITSSSSSPLASSSSSSSPPSSTANTASFSSSSSSAATSATPALQQLSSVLIANRGEIAIRINRTAERMGIRATTVYTDVDAGSWHASTGFQSLGLGPANGYLDGDKIIALAKRHGIQALHPGYGFLSENAQFAERCEREGIVFVGPPASAMADMGNKARSKEIMTAANVPCVPGYHGAEQDEQDLLRHARDVSFPVLLKSVRGGGGKGMRIVMTEDEFPAQLRSARAEARASFGEGGEVMLVEKYIVRPRHVEVQVFADRHGNTLALGERDCSVQRRHQKVLEESPAPDLDDATRHDLWDKARKAASAVGYVGAGTVEFILDKDSGRFYFMEMNTRLQVEHPVTEMVTGLDLVEWQFRVAAGEHLPLTQAQVEERMALRGAAIEARIYAESPERGFMPDSGKLVHAVLPDAVQADEDVRLDWGFGSGSVVSEAYDGMIAKLIVRGETRERAIAKLEAALRAFEIVGVSTNVEFLKRLCQADAFVAGDVETGFIDKWRDVLFKPRHISDEVFAQAALGVLNLQLLQPAQAAAPHGQTLGFGDAGALAERKVAFKVLDGYSEKEGEVVEASVTQKGHNLYDVAVSRRGSDAAPQVFSNVASEPTREGAVLKLQTYFPGERILSSVVPQEGDNDTKVTIFQHGVKTDLALLPPGWYEKALGLKEATASVVAPMPCKILKNEVEEGQEVKKGTPLVVIESMKMETVIRSPQDGVVKKLAHKEGDICKAGTVLVLFEEEAGKEE, from the exons ATGCGTTCCCTCCGGGCGCGTTCCCGCCTCCCGCTGAGGCCCCTCCCTCGCTAcatctcgacgacgaagacgacgacgacgacgataacctcctcttcttcctcgcccttagcgtcgtcgtcgtcatcatcatctccgCCGTCATCCACCGCAAATAcagcctccttctcctcctcgtcatcatcggcagCAACCTCAGCGACCcccgcgctgcagcagctctcttccgtcctcatcgccaaccGCGGCGAAATCGCCATCCGAATCAACCGCACCGCCGAGCGCATGGGCATCCGCGCCACCACTGTCTACACCGACGTTGATGCTGGCTCGTGGCATGCCTCGACGGGCTTCCAgtcgctcggcctcggcccgGCCAACGGCtacctcgacggcgacaagatcatcgccctcgccaagcgCCATGGCATTCAGGCCCTCCACCCGGGCTACGGCTTCCTCTCCGAGAATGCCCAGTTCGCCGAGCGCTgcgagcgcgagggcatcgtcttcgtcggccCCCCGGcctccgccatggccgacatggGCAACAAGGCTCGCAGCAAGGAGATCATGACGGCCGCAAACGTCCCCTGCGTTCCCGGCTatcacggcgccgagcaggacgagcaggATCTCCTGCGCCACGCCCGTGATGTCTCCTTTCCCGTCCTCCTCAAGAgtgtccgcggcggcggcggcaagggcatgCGCATCGTCAtgaccgaggacgagttcCCAGCTCAGctgcgcagcgcccgcgccgaggcccgcgcctccttcggcgagggaggcgaggtCATGCTCGTCGAGAAGTATATTGTCCGCCCCCGCCATGTCGAGGTTCAGGTCTTTGCCGACCGCCACGGCAACACCCTCGCtctcggcgagcgcgactGTAGCGTCCAGCGCCGACACCAAAAGGTGCTCGAGGAGTCCCCCGCCccggacctcgacgacgccacccgCCACGACCTCTGGGACAAGGCCCGCAAGgctgcctccgccgtcggctACGTCGGCGCCGGTACCGTCGAATTcatcctcgacaaggacTCGGGCCGCTTCTACTTCATGGAGATGAACACGCGCCTCCAGGTCGAGCACCCCGTCACCGAAATGGTCAcgggcctcgacctcgtcgagtGGCAGTTccgcgttgccgccggcgagcaccTACCCCTGACCCAGGCccaggtcgaggagcgcatggccctccgcggcgccgccatcgaggctCGCATCTATGCCGAGAGCCCAGAGAGGGGCTTCATGCCCGACTCGGGCAagctcgtccacgccgtcCTGCCTgacgccgtccaggccgacgaggacgttcGCCTCGACTGGGGCTTCGGCtccggcagcgtcgtctccGAGGCCTACGACGGCATGATCGCGAAGCTCATCGTCCGCGGCGAGACCCGCGAGCGCGCCATtgccaagctcgaggccgccctgcgcgctTTTGAGATTGTTGGCGTCAGCACGAATGTCGAATTCCTCAAGCGCTTGTGCCAGGCTGACGCCTTTgtggccggcgacgtcgagacgGGCTTCATCGACAAGTGGCGCGACGTGCTCTTTAAGCCTCGTCACATCAGCGACGAGGTCTTTGCCCAGGCGGCCCTGGGCGTGCTGAACCTGCAACTCCTTCAGCCGGCccaggctgcggcgccgcacgGTCAGAcgctcggcttcggcgacgccggcgccctggccgagcgCAAGGTGGCCTTCAAGGTGCTCGACGGCTACAGCGAGaaggagggcgaggtcgtcgaggcgagcGTCACCCAAAAGGGCCACAACCTCTACGACGTGGCCGTGTCGCGCAGGGGctccgacgccgcgccccaGGTGTTCTCCAACGTGGCCAGCGAGCcgacgcgcgagggcgccgtgCTCAAGCTGCAGACGTACTTTCCCGGCGAGCGCATCctgtcgtcggtggtgccGCAGGAGGGTGACAACGACACCAAGGTGACCATCTTCCAGCACGGCGTCAAGACAGACCTggcgttgttgccgccggggtGGTACGAGAAGGCACTGGGGCTCAAGGAAgcgacggcctcggtggtggcgccgatgccgtgcAAGATTCTCAAGAATGAAGTAGAAGAGGGACAGGAGGTTAAGAAGGGCACGCCCCTGGTCGT CATCGAGTCGATGAAGATGGAGACGGTAATTCGGTCGCCCCAGGACGGCGTGGTCAAGAAGCTGGCGCACAAGGAAGGG GACATTTGCAAAGCGGGCACGGTGCTCGTGCTGtttgaggaggaggcgggcaagGAGGAGTAG
- a CDS encoding uncharacterized protein (COG:S~EggNog:ENOG503P2ZP): MAATPRKTPAAGAAASASGRPTKYYFAYGSNLHIKQMKRRCPNSRYIGHARLANHRWQINERGYANVVAVASASDGRWVEGLVYEIDEKDETKLDINEGVAKNAYEKRYMPVLLHRAHSALYRRPVSWIVDKGGPAAVRRQQANKTASERTGVAASTATTTVAGAGAGAGAGAGSAGRQAQHWWENDVLVYISFNHVQDSAPKEEYVSRINLGLKDARALGMADDYIRSCIRPFIPEDAGASLSGGGGGGGGGGTTTANDTSSGETKGKKAATAARGVKRSSPARTGERSPARKGQQQVPTRPDQQTPLRALARTMRNNASAPNLRALGRVRPAVAAATTAATAPGTQGPPLPPRVVRRYQDVPVITVEEYVSAWEWRTAT; this comes from the coding sequence ATGGCCGCCACCCCCCGAAAGactcccgccgccggtgccgccgcctccgcctccggccGGCCAACCAAGTATTACTTCGCATACGGCAGCAACCTCCACATAAAGCAGATGAAGAGGCGCTGCCCCAACAGCCGGTACATcggccacgcccgcctcgccaaCCACCGCTGGCAGATCAACGAGCGCGGCTACGCaaacgtcgtcgccgtcgcctccgcgTCCGACGGCCGCTGGGTCGAGGGGCTCGTCTACGAAATCGACGAAAAGGACGAGACCAAGCTCGACATcaacgagggcgtcgccaaAAACGCCTACGAGAAGCGCTACATGCCCGTGCTGCTTCACCGCGCCCACAGCGCCCTCTaccgccgccccgtctccTGGATCGTCGACAAGGGCGGTccggccgccgtccgccgccagcaggccaACAAGACGGCCTCGGAGCGCACGGGTGTAGCTGCTtctactgctactactactgttgctggtgctggtgctggtgctggtgctggtgctggaaGTGCTGGCAGACAGGCTCAGCACTGGTGGGAAAACGACGTGCTCGTCTACATCAGCTTCAACCACGTCCAGGACAGCGCCCCCAAGGAAGAGTACGTCAGCCGCATCAACCTCGGGCTCAAGGACGCTCGTGCCCtcggcatggccgacgactACATCCGCAGCTGCATCCGTCCCTTCATACccgaggacgcgggcgcttctctctccggcggcggcggcggcggcggcggtggcgggacCACTACCGCCAACGACACCTCCTCGGGAGAaaccaagggcaagaaggcggcgacggcagcgcgtGGTGTCAAGCGGAGTAGCCCTGCCCGGACTGGTGAGCGCTCTCCAGCCCGGAAAGGCCAACAGCAAGTCCCGACCCGTCCTGACCAACAGACTCCCCTTCGAGCTCTGGCACGCACGATGCGTAACAACGCCAGCGCTCCGAACCTCCGGGCCCTGGGTCGTGTTCGtcctgctgttgctgctgctactactgctgctactgctccGGGGACGCaagggccgccgctgcccccgcGCGTGGTCCGGAGATACCAGGACGTCCCCGTCATCACCGTCGAGGAATATGTGAGCGCATGGGAGtggaggacggcgacgtaG
- a CDS encoding uncharacterized protein (COG:O~EggNog:ENOG503PCV7) yields MTRSTPRSLSLVAREQEQAGKRSGKPNERFRTRLPRVGRGMEPPAETMSDRRIIVSIDFGTTYSGVAWAETSRPDVQHVISSWPSANSFQSSLKVPTELRKVASGWQWGFQIPEAAKRYRFFKLKLDEPQRANKDGETPQELTRIYLSCLHTHFISVLEKRLSPTVVRSTPMDFVVTVPAIWSNAAKQATERAAAMAGFCGNQRIQLISEPEAAALYTIKYLSPSILQRGRKFVVCDAGGGTVDLITYEITRVDKLEVKEVTVGTGGKCGSSMLNKRFRRFLKQTHGDKYWTDERLVIALNEFESFKKDFSPKGEPLTIRVDESLGLRRNRFTVPQEEMTSRIFDPIMKDVICLVREQIAMAGDDIAAVVLVGGFGQSRYLKAQVRDATPAGIRVLQPENGWIAVVKGAAIHGLNQNQPRLAEVGVASRVARRSYGTCLLAKYDMMRHDPREAFWSAKEEEMVVTEMCWFIKKGQSYPEDRPSSIEYQCDIPVGMGHLPQTEIEIFSNDDEGEPPVHVNARTRCVATLSLDLEKIPKSTMLAAGKTRMGWHRYYCLSGVIEASYGSAMVTYTVKLGGVTHDAITVRYED; encoded by the exons ATGACGAGGTCAACTCCTAGAAGCTTGTCACTTGTGGCAAGAGAGCAAGAACAAGCAGGCAAACGCAGCGGCAAACCAAACGAACGATTCCGCACGAGGCTCCcgcgcgtcggccgtggTATGGAGCCCCCGGCCGAGACCATGAGCGACCGACGAATCATCGTCTCGATAGACTTTGGGACAACCTACTCGGGGGTCGCGTGGGCAGAAACGTCCCGG CCAGATGTTCAACACGTGATATCCAGTTGGCCATCGGCCAACTCCTTCCAAAGCAGCCTCAAGGTGCCGACGGAGCTGCGCAAGGTGGCATCTGGCTGGCAGTGGGGGTTTCAGATccccgaggcggccaagcggTACCGCTTTTTTAAGCT GAAACTAGACGAGCCGCAGAGGGCTAACAAGGATGGCGAGACTCCGCAGGAACTGACGCGCATATACCTGTCTTGCCTTCATACGCACTTCATCAGTGTGTTGGAGAAGCGCCTGTCGCCTACAGTCGTACGGTCAACGCCAATGGACTTTGTCGTGACGGTCCCCGCCATCTGGTCCAACGCGGCAAAGCAGGCCACCGAGAGGGCagctgccatggctggctTTTGCGGCAATCAGAGAATCCAACTGATATCCGAGCCG GAAGCCGCGGCGCTGTACACCATAAAGTACCTTAGCCCGTCCATTCTGCAGCGCGGTCGCAAATTCGTAGTGTGTGACGCTGGCGGAGGGACAGTTGACCTCATCACGTACGAGATCACGCGGGTAGACAAGctcgaggtcaaggaggtAACCGTGGGTACTGGAGGCAAATGCGGTTCGTCGATGCTCAACAAGAGGTTCCGCCGATTCCTCAAGCAAACCCATGGCGACAAGTATTGGACAGACGAGCGACTGGTGATTGCTTTGAACGAGTTTGAATCG TTCAAAAAAGACTTCTCACCAAAGGGCGAACCTCTCACCATACGGGTCGATGAGAGCCTCGGTCTGAGACGCAACCGCTTCACGGTTCCGCAAGAGGAGATGACCTCGCGGATATTCGACCCGATCATGAAGGACGTCATCTGCCTCGTCCGCGAGCAAATAGCAATGGCGGGCGATGACATCGCGGCGGTCGTACTCGTTGGCGGCTTCGGCCAAAGTCGATATCTCAAGGCACAGGTTCGAGACGCGACTCCCGCAGGCATCAGGGTTCTGCAGCCCGAGAATGGATGGATAGCTGTGGTCAAGGGAGCCGCGATTCACGGCCTCAACCAGAACCAGCCGAGGTTGGCAGAGGTAGGGGTGGCCTCTCGAGTTGCCCGTAGATCATACGGAACTTGCCTGCTCGCCAAGTACGATATGATGAGACACGATCCAAGAGAAGC GTTCTGGTCCGCTaaggaagaagagatggTTGTGACGGAAATGTGCTGGTTCATCAAGAAG GGTCAATCCTATCCAGAAGACAGGCCGTCATCCATCGAGTATCAGTGCGACATCCCCGTCGGCATGGGCCATCTCCCCCAGACAGAGATTGAGATCTTCAgcaacgacgatgagggtGAGCCGCCCGTCCACGTCAATGCAAGAACCCGATGTGTCGCCACGCTGTCACTTGATCTGGAGAAAATCCCCAAGTCGACCATGTTGGCGGCCGGGAAGACACGGATGGGCTGGCACCGGTACTATTGCCTGAGCGGTGTCATCGAAGCCAGCTACGGGTCAGCCATGGTGACGTATACAGTGAAGCTCGGGG GCGTTACGCATGACGCCATAACGGTCCGATACGAGGATTGA
- a CDS encoding uncharacterized protein (COG:J~EggNog:ENOG503P576): protein MVRHYNFGVEIEAIGRPYGGSSSGDTFSNVDWYRQLAQKLQNRGIPAAHDDCSRYSKHPEYYGGKWFVTRDGSLKRPRPYVCMEVVSPRLDTTQPVSRTLSDFWEAMRVHFSPQRDASCGGHVHVTPVSLRNRFSLRSLKRIAFAALAYEDFVAAVLPPGRRENQFCRLNSLSPEAGVGRPGGPLAPLLPAAAAGGGVSGDGNSYGNRKSTAALRRVAEEIRALPGETELYLYMQGNRYVLWNFQNIFPNPKTGRCTGTVEFRGGNQFLNTRGTLAWVAFVLGFITLALKENLLDNFTTYVSPAEPNFPHRLAEWWVRLRRAAKKSRMSRHLPDDWTKMKSR from the exons ATGGTGCGGCACTACAACTTCGGCGTCGAAATCGAAGCCATCGGCAGGCcgtacggcggcagcagcagcggcgacaccTTCTCCAACGTCGACTGGTACCGGCAGCTGGCGCAGAAGCTGCAGAACCGGGGCATCCCCGCGGCGCACGACGACTGCTCGCGGTACAGCAAGCACCCCGAGTACTACGGGGGCAAGTGGTTCGTGACGCGCGACGGGTCGCTcaagcggccgcggccctACGTCTGCATGGAGGTGGTGTCCCCGCGGCTCGACACCACCCAGCCCGTGAGCCGCACCCTGTCCGACTTTTGGGAGGCGATGCGCGTCCACTTCAGCCCGCAGCGAGACGCCTCGTGCGGGGGCCACGTCCACGTCACGCCCGTGAGCCTGCGGAACCGCTTCTCCCTGCGGTCGCTCAAGCGCATCGCCTTTGCGGCCCTGGCGTACGAGGActttgtcgccgccgtgctgccgccggggcgACGCGAGAACCAGTTCTGCCGCCTCAACAGCCTGAGCCCTGAGGCGGGCGTAGGGCGTCCGGGCGGTCCTCTCGCCCCTCTccttcctgctgctgctgctggtggtggtgtttcGGGGGACGGCAACAGCTACGGCAACAGGAagagcaccgccgccctgcgccgcgtcgccgaagAGATCCGCGCCCTGCCCGGCGAGACCGAGCTGTACCTCTACATGCAGGGCAACCGCTACGTCCTGTGGAACTTCCAGAACATCTTCCCCAACCCCAAGACGGGCCGCTGCACGGGCACCGTCGAGTTTCGCGGCGGGAACCAGTTCCTCAACACGAGGGGCACGCTGGCGTGGGTGGCCTTTGTGCTGGGCTTTATCACGCTGGCCCTCAAGGag AACCTGCTCGACAACTTCACCACCTACGTCTCCCCCGCCGAGCCCAACTTCCCCCACCGCCTGGCCGAGTGGTGGGTGCGGCTccggcgcgcggccaagaagTCGCGGATGAGCCGCCACCTGCCCGACGACTGGACCAAGATGAAGTCAAGATAA
- a CDS encoding uncharacterized protein (COG:O~EggNog:ENOG503PCV7): MVQEAAALYTIKYLSPSILQRGRKFVVCDAGGGTVDLITYEITRVDKLEVKEVTVGTGGKCGSSMLNKRFRRFLKQTHGDKYWTDERLVIALNEFESFKKDFSPKGEPLTIRVDESLGLRRNRFTVPQEEMTSRIFDPIMKDVICLVREQIAMAGDDIAAVVLVGGFGQSRYLKAQVRDATPAGIRVLQPENGWIAVVKGAAIHGLNQNQPRLAEVGVASRVARRSYGTCLLAKYDMMRHDPREAFWSAKEEEMVVTEMCWFIKKGQSYPEDRPSSIEYQCDIPVGMGHLPQTEIEIFSNDDEGEPPVHVNARTRCVATLSLDLEKIPKSTMLAAGKTRMGWHRYYCLSGVIEASYGSAMVTYTVKLGGVTHDAITVRYED, encoded by the exons ATGGTCCAGGAAGCCGCGGCGCTGTACACCATAAAGTACCTTAGCCCGTCCATTCTGCAGCGCGGTCGCAAATTCGTAGTGTGTGACGCTGGCGGAGGGACAGTTGACCTCATCACGTACGAGATCACGCGGGTAGACAAGctcgaggtcaaggaggtAACCGTGGGTACTGGAGGCAAATGCGGTTCGTCGATGCTCAACAAGAGGTTCCGCCGATTCCTCAAGCAAACCCATGGCGACAAGTATTGGACAGACGAGCGACTGGTGATTGCTTTGAACGAGTTTGAATCG TTCAAAAAAGACTTCTCACCAAAGGGCGAACCTCTCACCATACGGGTCGATGAGAGCCTCGGTCTGAGACGCAACCGCTTCACGGTTCCGCAAGAGGAGATGACCTCGCGGATATTCGACCCGATCATGAAGGACGTCATCTGCCTCGTCCGCGAGCAAATAGCAATGGCGGGCGATGACATCGCGGCGGTCGTACTCGTTGGCGGCTTCGGCCAAAGTCGATATCTCAAGGCACAGGTTCGAGACGCGACTCCCGCAGGCATCAGGGTTCTGCAGCCCGAGAATGGATGGATAGCTGTGGTCAAGGGAGCCGCGATTCACGGCCTCAACCAGAACCAGCCGAGGTTGGCAGAGGTAGGGGTGGCCTCTCGAGTTGCCCGTAGATCATACGGAACTTGCCTGCTCGCCAAGTACGATATGATGAGACACGATCCAAGAGAAGC GTTCTGGTCCGCTaaggaagaagagatggTTGTGACGGAAATGTGCTGGTTCATCAAGAAG GGTCAATCCTATCCAGAAGACAGGCCGTCATCCATCGAGTATCAGTGCGACATCCCCGTCGGCATGGGCCATCTCCCCCAGACAGAGATTGAGATCTTCAgcaacgacgatgagggtGAGCCGCCCGTCCACGTCAATGCAAGAACCCGATGTGTCGCCACGCTGTCACTTGATCTGGAGAAAATCCCCAAGTCGACCATGTTGGCGGCCGGGAAGACACGGATGGGCTGGCACCGGTACTATTGCCTGAGCGGTGTCATCGAAGCCAGCTACGGGTCAGCCATGGTGACGTATACAGTGAAGCTCGGGG GCGTTACGCATGACGCCATAACGGTCCGATACGAGGATTGA
- a CDS encoding uncharacterized protein (EggNog:ENOG503PERT), which yields MESEATPAQEPSKNEGVDCPMAQNESKIERETPSSSAPETQLAEEVRLRRFTEDVLDTRQEELELQEAENKKLRKKLESVKKELADTQDQLIEARNQSKAKSKQLQEAKDQIFSLQPRRKDITESEAQEAYKRLCSNIQRWVENRLPATLDDMEAGRLRARPSGTHAGRFVSLIREPAKRCLSVYQSDEHHVIAVIMYYLWLAFFSKSFYCPLGGSDDDATIMWIDELESAMSRLPRDPAHCREWRSETLTALTAQPLFKSRRATYINLVSEDLSAVLAVAVPKVAPSELQSSVRRTIVEPAADFAHQLHLASNIYSLKWPARNASTRLEVYECINLANGGLVLDLSGTGPSSPSRRKVSYLFDVAPGLFVERVEVGKKAPLKAIYRPNVLVYAGEGEAPQRPTLIKWLVDNSSGGGSSREQLPRTSAPRSKILSHPAVSKL from the exons ATGGAATCGGAGGCGACACCGGCTCAGGAGCCCAGCAAgaacgagggcgtcgactGCCCCATGGCGCAAAACGAGTCGAAAATCGAAAGAGAAACAccttcatcgtcggcgccggagacgcagctcgccgaggaggttCGACTGCGGCGGTTCACCGAGGACGTGCTGGACACCCGGCAGGAGGAACTGGAGCTCCAGGAAGCTGAGAACAAGAAGCTTCGGAAGAAATTGGAGTCTGTCAAGAAGGAGCTGGCAGACACGCAAGACCAGCTCATCGAGGCTCGTAATCAGTCCAAGGCAAAGTCGAAACAGCTTCAGGAGGCCAAGGATCAGATCTTCAGCCTCCAGCCACGGCGCAAAGACATTACAGAATCAGAAGCGCAAGAGGCTTACAAAAGGCTGTGCAGTAACATACAGAGATGGGTAGAAAACCGGCTCCCAGCAACGCTTGACGACATGGAGGCTGGCCGGCTCCGAGCGCGCCCTTCGGGAACGCACGCCGGGAGATTTGTGTCCTTGATCAGAGAACCAGCAAAACGCTGTCTCAGCGTCTACCAGTCGGACGAGCACCATGTCATTGCGGTCATCATGTACTATCTCTGGCTGGCATTCTTTTCCAAGTCATTCTACTGCCCGCTGGGCGgttccgacgacgacgccaccatCATGTGGATCGACGAGCTGGAAAGCGCAATGTCTAGGCTACCTCGAG ACCCCGCCCACTGCCGCGAATGGCGCAGCGAGACTCTGACGGCTCTGACGGCGCAGCCGCTGTTCAAGTCGCGTCGGGCGACGTACATAAACCTTGTTTCGGAGGATCTGTCTGCGGtcctggccgtggccgtgccCAAGGTCGCGCCTTCAGAGCTTCAGAGCTCCGTTCGACGGACCATTGTCGAGCCAGCGGCTGACTTTGCGCACCAACTTCACCTGGCGTCCAACATCTACTCTCTCAAGTGGCCGGCTCGCAATGCCAGCACGCGGCTTGAAGTGTACGAATGCATAAATCTGGCCAATGGAGGTCTGGTGCTCGACCTGAGCGGCACggggccctcgtcgccctcgcgccgcaaGGTTAGCTACCTATTCGACGTGGCACCAGGATTGTTTGTCGAGAGAGTCGAGGTGGGGAAAAAGGCACCGTTGAAAGCTATCTACAGGCCCAACGTCCTAGTATATGCCGGCGAAGgggaggcgccgcagcggccaaCCCTCATCAAGTGGCTCGTCGACAACTCCTCCGGTGGAGGCAGCTCACGCGAGCAGTTGCCGCGAACCTCGGCGCCTCGGAGTAAGATCCTTTCCCATCCTGCAGTCTCCAAGCTCTGA
- a CDS encoding uncharacterized protein (COG:O~EggNog:ENOG503PCV7), producing the protein MDFVVTVPAIWSNAAKQATERAAAMAGFCGNQRIQLISEPEAAALYTIKYLSPSILQRGRKFVVCDAGGGTVDLITYEITRVDKLEVKEVTVGTGGKCGSSMLNKRFRRFLKQTHGDKYWTDERLVIALNEFESFKKDFSPKGEPLTIRVDESLGLRRNRFTVPQEEMTSRIFDPIMKDVICLVREQIAMAGDDIAAVVLVGGFGQSRYLKAQVRDATPAGIRVLQPENGWIAVVKGAAIHGLNQNQPRLAEVGVASRVARRSYGTCLLAKYDMMRHDPREAFWSAKEEEMVVTEMCWFIKKGQSYPEDRPSSIEYQCDIPVGMGHLPQTEIEIFSNDDEGEPPVHVNARTRCVATLSLDLEKIPKSTMLAAGKTRMGWHRYYCLSGVIEASYGSAMVTYTVKLGGVTHDAITVRYED; encoded by the exons ATGGACTTTGTCGTGACGGTCCCCGCCATCTGGTCCAACGCGGCAAAGCAGGCCACCGAGAGGGCagctgccatggctggctTTTGCGGCAATCAGAGAATCCAACTGATATCCGAGCCG GAAGCCGCGGCGCTGTACACCATAAAGTACCTTAGCCCGTCCATTCTGCAGCGCGGTCGCAAATTCGTAGTGTGTGACGCTGGCGGAGGGACAGTTGACCTCATCACGTACGAGATCACGCGGGTAGACAAGctcgaggtcaaggaggtAACCGTGGGTACTGGAGGCAAATGCGGTTCGTCGATGCTCAACAAGAGGTTCCGCCGATTCCTCAAGCAAACCCATGGCGACAAGTATTGGACAGACGAGCGACTGGTGATTGCTTTGAACGAGTTTGAATCG TTCAAAAAAGACTTCTCACCAAAGGGCGAACCTCTCACCATACGGGTCGATGAGAGCCTCGGTCTGAGACGCAACCGCTTCACGGTTCCGCAAGAGGAGATGACCTCGCGGATATTCGACCCGATCATGAAGGACGTCATCTGCCTCGTCCGCGAGCAAATAGCAATGGCGGGCGATGACATCGCGGCGGTCGTACTCGTTGGCGGCTTCGGCCAAAGTCGATATCTCAAGGCACAGGTTCGAGACGCGACTCCCGCAGGCATCAGGGTTCTGCAGCCCGAGAATGGATGGATAGCTGTGGTCAAGGGAGCCGCGATTCACGGCCTCAACCAGAACCAGCCGAGGTTGGCAGAGGTAGGGGTGGCCTCTCGAGTTGCCCGTAGATCATACGGAACTTGCCTGCTCGCCAAGTACGATATGATGAGACACGATCCAAGAGAAGC GTTCTGGTCCGCTaaggaagaagagatggTTGTGACGGAAATGTGCTGGTTCATCAAGAAG GGTCAATCCTATCCAGAAGACAGGCCGTCATCCATCGAGTATCAGTGCGACATCCCCGTCGGCATGGGCCATCTCCCCCAGACAGAGATTGAGATCTTCAgcaacgacgatgagggtGAGCCGCCCGTCCACGTCAATGCAAGAACCCGATGTGTCGCCACGCTGTCACTTGATCTGGAGAAAATCCCCAAGTCGACCATGTTGGCGGCCGGGAAGACACGGATGGGCTGGCACCGGTACTATTGCCTGAGCGGTGTCATCGAAGCCAGCTACGGGTCAGCCATGGTGACGTATACAGTGAAGCTCGGGG GCGTTACGCATGACGCCATAACGGTCCGATACGAGGATTGA